In the genome of Polaribacter atrinae, one region contains:
- the bshA gene encoding N-acetyl-alpha-D-glucosaminyl L-malate synthase BshA produces the protein MKIGIVCYPTFGGSGVVATELGMALADKGHEVHFITYNQPVRLDFLTHNLHFHQVVIEEYPLFEYQPYELALSSKMVEVVKEHDLEVLHVHYAIPHAYAAYMAKQMLKEKGLDVRVVTTLHGTDITLVGSHPTYKTAVEFSINNSDVVTAVSNNLKETSNTLFKITKDIKVIYNFIDVDKYDNAHDAECNRIAIAKPHERILTHISNFRPVKRVEDVIKIFYEVQKEIPSKLLLVGEGPERIHAENLVNKLKISKDVLFLGNSSEVAKVLCYSDVFLLPSQTESFGLAALEAMAAKTPVISTNTGGLPEVNIHGVTGYLSDLGDIKDMAKNAISILKKDETLETFKNNAREHAKRFSLENILPVYEEIYKSCYKNKVE, from the coding sequence ATGAAAATAGGAATTGTTTGTTACCCAACATTTGGGGGAAGTGGAGTAGTAGCTACAGAGTTAGGAATGGCTTTGGCAGATAAAGGACATGAAGTTCATTTTATCACTTATAACCAACCAGTTCGTTTAGATTTTTTAACTCATAACTTACATTTTCACCAAGTAGTAATAGAAGAATACCCTCTTTTTGAATACCAACCATATGAACTAGCGCTGTCTAGTAAAATGGTAGAAGTAGTTAAAGAACATGATTTAGAAGTTTTACATGTACATTATGCAATACCACATGCGTATGCGGCATATATGGCAAAGCAAATGTTAAAGGAAAAAGGGTTAGATGTTAGAGTTGTAACGACTTTACATGGAACTGATATTACTTTAGTAGGTAGTCATCCTACGTATAAAACGGCTGTAGAATTTAGTATTAATAATTCTGATGTTGTTACTGCAGTTTCTAACAATTTAAAAGAAACCTCTAATACGTTATTTAAGATCACTAAAGATATAAAAGTTATTTATAATTTTATTGATGTGGACAAGTACGATAATGCACATGATGCAGAATGCAATAGAATAGCAATTGCAAAACCACATGAACGTATTTTAACACATATTAGTAATTTTAGACCAGTAAAAAGGGTAGAAGATGTAATTAAGATCTTTTATGAAGTTCAGAAAGAAATTCCTTCAAAACTATTATTAGTTGGTGAAGGGCCAGAAAGAATACACGCTGAAAACTTAGTGAATAAATTAAAAATTTCTAAGGATGTACTTTTCTTAGGAAATAGTTCTGAAGTAGCTAAAGTTTTGTGTTATTCTGATGTTTTCTTATTACCATCTCAAACAGAGAGTTTTGGGTTAGCTGCATTAGAAGCTATGGCAGCAAAAACACCTGTAATTTCTACAAATACTGGAGGGTTACCAGAAGTTAACATACATGGAGTTACTGGTTATTTAAGTGATTTAGGAGATATAAAAGATATGGCAAAAAATGCAATATCTATTTTAAAAAAAGATGAAACTTTAGAAACGTTTAAAAATAACGCAAGAGAACATGCTAAAAGGTTTTCACTAGAAAATATATTACCGGTTTATGAAGAAATTTATAAATCTTGTTATAAGAATAAAGTTGAATAA
- a CDS encoding transketolase, with protein MPTTQQLQDFTQQVRRDILRMVHKVNSGHPGGSLGCAEFITCLYQEVMDYSTDFTMDGKNEDLFFLSNGHISPVFYSVLAHSGFFPVEELSTFRLLNSRLQGHPTTHEGLPGVRMASGSLGQGMSNALGAAQAKKLNGDDKIVYSLHGDGELQEGQNWEAIMYASAKKVDNIICTIDLNEKQIDGTTDEVLAMGSIRAKFEAFDWDVIDVKKGNDIDAILAGLAEAKALTGKGKPVCILLHTEMGNGVDFMMHTHAWHGKAPSDEQLENALAQNPATLGDY; from the coding sequence ATGCCAACAACACAACAATTACAAGATTTTACGCAACAAGTTCGTAGAGATATATTACGCATGGTTCATAAAGTTAACTCTGGTCACCCAGGTGGATCTTTAGGATGTGCAGAATTTATTACATGCTTATATCAAGAAGTAATGGACTATTCTACAGATTTTACAATGGACGGTAAGAATGAGGATTTATTCTTCCTTTCAAACGGACATATTTCTCCTGTATTTTATAGTGTTTTGGCGCATAGTGGATTTTTCCCTGTAGAAGAATTATCAACTTTTAGATTGTTAAATTCTCGTTTACAAGGACACCCAACTACGCATGAAGGTTTACCAGGTGTTAGAATGGCTTCTGGATCTTTAGGTCAAGGAATGTCTAATGCTTTAGGTGCTGCGCAAGCAAAAAAGTTAAATGGAGACGATAAAATAGTATATAGTTTACATGGTGATGGTGAATTGCAAGAAGGGCAAAACTGGGAAGCAATTATGTACGCATCAGCAAAAAAAGTAGACAACATTATTTGTACAATCGATTTAAACGAAAAACAAATTGACGGAACTACGGATGAAGTTTTAGCAATGGGAAGCATCAGAGCTAAGTTTGAAGCTTTTGATTGGGATGTTATCGATGTTAAAAAAGGAAACGATATTGATGCAATATTAGCTGGTTTAGCAGAAGCAAAAGCATTGACAGGAAAAGGAAAACCAGTGTGTATTTTATTACATACAGAAATGGGGAATGGTGTAGATTTTATGATGCACACGCATGCTTGGCATGGTAAAGCACCAAGTGATGAGCAGTTAGAAAATGCATTGGCTCAAAACCCAGCAACATTAGGAGATTACTAG
- a CDS encoding DUF3810 domain-containing protein encodes MKINKKHLIVTILLPIQIVLIQLAAKKPAFIEEYYSNGIYPPISSFFRILLGWVPFSVGDVLLAFGLFVFIRFIVRLIKTRFKNFIPKIFHFTAVLSLIYFCFYLFWGLNYYREPLAKNLQYQQKEYTTKQLLNVTTHIIEKLNEYQFKITKNDTLKIENPYSQKEMYHMAVSGYDNLSKDYPQLKYEYKSVKSSLMSLLQSYNGTAGYLNPLTGEAQVNDKLPKTSYPTTTCHEMAHQIGFAAENEANFVGFLAANYNNDLYFKYASYRMALGYCISELRKRDSNLSQELWKTVHKGILKDFSASYIFWQQYKNPFEPIVKKGYNAYLKANKQDKGVQSYNYVVDLFISYFDKVNPS; translated from the coding sequence TTGAAGATCAATAAAAAACATTTAATAGTTACAATTTTACTTCCAATTCAAATAGTATTAATTCAATTGGCAGCAAAAAAACCAGCGTTTATAGAAGAATATTATTCAAACGGAATCTATCCTCCTATTTCATCTTTTTTTAGAATTCTTTTAGGTTGGGTTCCTTTTTCTGTTGGTGATGTACTTTTAGCTTTCGGACTCTTTGTTTTTATTCGTTTTATAGTTAGATTGATAAAAACGAGATTTAAAAACTTTATTCCGAAGATTTTTCATTTTACAGCCGTTTTATCCCTCATTTATTTTTGTTTTTATCTTTTCTGGGGGTTGAATTATTATAGAGAGCCTTTGGCTAAAAACTTACAATATCAACAAAAAGAATACACCACAAAACAACTTTTAAATGTAACAACTCATATTATTGAGAAGCTAAATGAATATCAATTTAAAATTACAAAAAACGATACTTTAAAAATTGAAAATCCTTATTCTCAAAAAGAAATGTACCATATGGCTGTTTCTGGTTATGACAACTTATCTAAAGATTATCCGCAGTTAAAATATGAATACAAATCTGTAAAAAGCTCTTTAATGAGTTTGTTACAATCTTATAATGGAACTGCAGGATATTTAAATCCATTAACAGGAGAAGCACAAGTAAACGACAAACTACCAAAAACAAGTTATCCAACCACCACTTGTCATGAAATGGCACATCAAATTGGTTTTGCAGCAGAAAATGAAGCGAATTTTGTTGGTTTTTTAGCAGCTAATTATAATAATGATCTTTATTTTAAATACGCGAGTTATAGAATGGCTTTGGGCTATTGTATTTCCGAATTAAGAAAACGTGACTCAAATTTATCTCAAGAACTTTGGAAAACCGTTCACAAAGGAATTCTTAAAGATTTTAGTGCGAGTTATATCTTTTGGCAGCAATATAAAAACCCCTTCGAACCTATTGTTAAAAAAGGGTATAATGCTTATTTAAAAGCCAATAAACAAGATAAAGGTGTACAGTCTTATAATTACGTGGTTGATTTATTTATTTCTTATTTTGATAAAGTGAATCCGTCTTAA
- a CDS encoding amidohydrolase family protein, with protein MRKLLLFFSLFVAYSMQSQEYFPTDSGVKTTENTSYAFTNATIYVTHNKVVKKATLLIKDGKVVGIGKSVKIPNGTKTINLEGKIIYPSFIDIYSDFGISKPERQPRSRNRTTQYEPTREGYYWNDHIRPETNPISNFKFDDKKAKSLIDAGFGTVNTHLQDGIIKGNGLLIALNPNTSDAYRILNTKSAQYLSFNKSVKSTQAYPSSKMGAMALIRQVFNDADWYAKGNMKNKDLSLEAFNNNKDLLQIFETSTVLDALRADKVGDEFGVQYTIVGSGEEYERINDIKATNANFIIPINFSDVYDVSNPLLAQHISLRDMRTWNQAPSNLSVLSKNGVNFALTTHTLKSVNAFHKNLQKAIKYGFDKEQALAALTTIPASIIGNTTIGNLNTGSYANFIITSGDVFDAKTILYENWVQGTKNVVNDINIKDITGDYMLSVNNKNYDLSITGKGAKQTGTIKVGDKEITSKFSYSDDWISITLNEDNNFTRMLGKIVNPSNLMQGDAFDTEGNKTYWSASKKIQKSESSKKEKKKEEKAITVVPVSYPNIGFGNYVQPKTETILFKNVTVWTSEDEGVLENTDVLLKDGKIEKIGKNLNARGATEIDGSGKHLTAGIVDEHSHIAASAVNEGAQNSSAEVTMEDVIDPNDINIYRNISGGTTTAQILHGSANPIGGRSAIIKLKWGENADEMIYKNSPKFIKFALGENVKQSRSTNGTRFPQTRMGVEQVFTDYFTRAHEYDALKKSGKPYRIDAEMETLVEILHGERSISCHSYVQSEINMLMNVADKMGFKINTFTHILEGYKVADKMKDRGIGASTFSDWWAYKYEVNDAIPYNAAIMHNAGLTVAINSDDREMSRRLNQEAAKTVKYGGMTELEAWNMVTINPAKLLHIDERVGSIKVGKDADVVLWSHHPMSIYAKVEKTIIEGKVFFDRNEDIKKREAIKQEKSKLINMMLQEKMGGAKTQIPTKRRDRNFHCDTLEELQN; from the coding sequence ATGAGAAAATTACTCTTATTTTTCTCCTTATTTGTGGCTTATTCTATGCAGTCGCAAGAATATTTCCCTACAGATAGCGGAGTAAAAACTACTGAAAACACCAGTTATGCATTTACAAATGCAACCATTTATGTAACCCATAATAAGGTTGTAAAAAAAGCAACTTTACTTATTAAAGACGGTAAAGTTGTTGGCATTGGAAAATCTGTTAAAATTCCGAATGGCACAAAAACCATCAATTTAGAAGGTAAAATAATTTACCCGTCATTTATTGATATTTATTCTGATTTTGGAATTTCTAAACCAGAAAGACAACCTAGATCTAGAAATAGAACTACACAATATGAGCCAACTCGTGAAGGCTATTATTGGAACGATCATATTAGACCAGAAACCAACCCGATAAGTAATTTTAAGTTTGATGACAAAAAAGCAAAAAGTTTAATTGATGCTGGTTTTGGTACTGTAAATACACATTTACAAGACGGAATTATAAAAGGAAACGGTTTGTTAATTGCCCTAAACCCTAATACTTCTGATGCTTACCGAATTTTAAACACAAAATCTGCACAGTATTTATCTTTTAATAAAAGTGTAAAATCTACACAAGCATATCCTAGTTCTAAAATGGGTGCAATGGCATTAATCCGTCAGGTTTTTAATGATGCAGATTGGTATGCAAAAGGCAATATGAAAAATAAAGATTTGTCTTTAGAAGCGTTTAATAATAATAAAGATTTACTTCAAATATTTGAAACTTCAACTGTTTTAGATGCTTTAAGAGCAGATAAAGTGGGAGACGAATTTGGTGTTCAATACACAATTGTTGGTAGTGGAGAAGAATATGAAAGAATTAATGATATAAAAGCAACAAATGCTAACTTTATAATTCCTATTAATTTTAGTGATGTTTATGATGTTTCAAACCCTTTATTAGCACAACATATTTCTTTAAGAGACATGCGTACATGGAATCAAGCTCCATCCAACTTAAGTGTACTTTCTAAAAATGGAGTAAATTTTGCTTTAACAACACATACTTTAAAATCTGTAAATGCATTTCATAAAAATTTACAAAAAGCCATAAAATACGGATTTGATAAAGAACAAGCACTAGCTGCACTAACTACAATTCCTGCATCTATTATTGGTAACACTACCATAGGAAACTTAAATACCGGAAGTTATGCAAACTTTATTATTACGTCTGGCGATGTTTTTGATGCTAAAACAATCCTTTATGAAAATTGGGTTCAGGGTACTAAAAATGTAGTTAATGACATAAATATCAAGGATATTACAGGTGATTATATGTTGTCTGTAAATAACAAAAACTACGATTTATCAATTACAGGTAAAGGTGCTAAACAAACAGGAACAATTAAAGTAGGTGATAAAGAAATAACCTCTAAATTTTCTTATAGTGATGATTGGATTAGCATCACTTTAAATGAAGATAATAATTTTACAAGAATGTTAGGTAAAATTGTGAACCCTTCTAACCTAATGCAAGGTGATGCTTTTGATACCGAAGGCAATAAAACCTATTGGTCTGCAAGTAAAAAGATTCAGAAAAGTGAATCTTCAAAAAAAGAAAAAAAGAAAGAAGAAAAAGCAATTACAGTTGTTCCAGTAAGCTACCCTAATATTGGTTTCGGTAACTATGTACAGCCCAAAACAGAAACAATCCTATTTAAAAATGTAACTGTTTGGACTAGTGAAGATGAAGGTGTTTTAGAAAATACCGATGTTCTTTTAAAAGATGGAAAAATCGAGAAAATTGGTAAAAACTTAAATGCAAGAGGTGCTACTGAAATTGACGGTTCTGGTAAACATTTAACAGCTGGTATTGTAGATGAACATTCTCATATTGCAGCTTCTGCTGTTAATGAAGGTGCTCAGAATTCATCTGCAGAAGTTACTATGGAAGATGTTATTGATCCTAACGATATTAATATTTATAGAAATATTTCTGGAGGAACTACTACTGCTCAAATTTTACACGGATCTGCAAACCCTATTGGAGGGCGTTCTGCAATTATCAAACTTAAATGGGGAGAAAATGCAGATGAGATGATTTATAAAAATTCTCCGAAATTTATAAAATTTGCTTTGGGTGAAAATGTAAAACAATCTCGTTCTACAAATGGTACCCGTTTTCCACAAACAAGAATGGGAGTAGAACAGGTTTTTACAGATTATTTTACAAGAGCTCATGAATATGATGCTTTAAAGAAAAGTGGTAAACCATACAGAATAGATGCAGAAATGGAAACTTTGGTTGAAATTTTACATGGAGAACGTTCTATCTCTTGCCATTCTTATGTACAATCTGAAATTAACATGTTAATGAATGTTGCTGATAAAATGGGCTTTAAAATAAATACGTTTACACATATTTTAGAAGGTTATAAGGTTGCTGATAAAATGAAAGATCGTGGTATTGGTGCTTCTACTTTTTCTGATTGGTGGGCGTATAAATATGAAGTAAACGATGCAATACCATACAATGCTGCAATTATGCACAATGCTGGTCTTACTGTTGCTATTAATTCTGATGACAGAGAAATGTCTAGAAGATTAAATCAAGAAGCGGCAAAAACAGTAAAATATGGTGGAATGACAGAATTAGAAGCTTGGAATATGGTTACTATAAACCCTGCAAAACTATTACATATTGATGAACGTGTTGGTAGTATAAAAGTTGGTAAAGATGCTGATGTTGTTTTATGGAGCCATCACCCAATGTCTATCTACGCCAAAGTAGAAAAAACAATTATAGAAGGAAAAGTGTTTTTTGATAGAAATGAAGATATCAAAAAACGTGAAGCTATAAAGCAAGAAAAAAGTAAACTAATCAATATGATGTTGCAAGAAAAAATGGGAGGAGCAAAAACTCAAATTCCAACAAAAAGAAGGGATAGAAATTTTCACTGCGATACATTAGAAGAACTACAAAACTAA
- the dnaB gene encoding replicative DNA helicase yields MEKTTPVTGKKIDKSRLISLEKGKIPPQALELEEAVLGAMMIDKKGIDDVIDVLSSDAFYDQKHQEVYAAIYELFQNSEPIDLLTVSNLLKKNGKLEFVGGDFYLIRLTQKVASSAHIEFHARIILQKFIQRRLISISSEIIENAYDESTDVFDLLDDAEAKLFEVTQGNLKKSSEDAGSLVKQALAKIQEIGNQEGMSGLATGFTKLDALTSGWQPSDLVIIAARPGMGKTAFVISMAKNMAIDFGHGVAVFSLEMSSVQLITRMISSETGLTSEKLRKGNLEAHEWEQLNVKVKRLSDAPIFIDDTPSLSVFDLRAKARRLVSQHNVRIIVIDYLQLMTAGGKSNGNREQEISMISRNLKALAKELEVPVIALSQLSRAVETRGGSKRPLLSDLRESGAIEQDADIVSFIFRPEYYGMTEWDDDDHSPCEGQGEFIVAKHRNGGLENIRLKFTGHLAKFSDLEEGFSSEFQSSMNADFPEDPFAGQGGVDPKDAFGGDDDVPF; encoded by the coding sequence ATGGAAAAAACGACTCCTGTTACAGGAAAAAAGATAGATAAATCAAGATTAATTAGTCTTGAAAAAGGCAAGATTCCTCCACAGGCATTGGAGTTAGAAGAAGCTGTGTTGGGTGCAATGATGATTGACAAAAAAGGAATTGACGACGTTATAGACGTCTTAAGTTCAGATGCTTTTTATGATCAAAAACATCAAGAAGTGTATGCGGCAATTTATGAATTATTTCAAAATTCTGAACCTATAGATCTTTTAACGGTATCTAACTTGTTAAAAAAGAATGGAAAATTAGAATTTGTAGGTGGTGATTTTTATTTAATTCGTTTAACTCAAAAAGTGGCATCTTCTGCGCACATTGAGTTCCATGCAAGAATTATTCTTCAAAAATTTATTCAGCGTAGATTAATTTCAATTTCTAGTGAAATTATAGAAAATGCGTATGATGAAAGTACCGATGTATTTGATTTATTAGACGATGCAGAGGCAAAACTTTTTGAAGTAACCCAAGGAAATTTAAAAAAGAGTTCTGAAGATGCAGGATCTTTAGTTAAACAAGCCTTGGCTAAGATTCAAGAAATTGGTAACCAAGAAGGAATGTCTGGATTGGCAACTGGTTTTACAAAATTAGATGCTTTAACTTCTGGTTGGCAACCATCCGATTTAGTGATTATAGCTGCACGTCCTGGTATGGGAAAAACAGCATTTGTAATTTCGATGGCAAAAAATATGGCAATCGACTTTGGTCACGGTGTTGCCGTTTTCTCTTTAGAGATGTCTTCTGTACAGTTAATTACTCGTATGATCTCTTCGGAAACAGGTTTAACATCAGAAAAATTAAGAAAAGGAAACTTAGAAGCACATGAATGGGAACAATTAAACGTAAAAGTAAAACGTTTATCTGATGCACCTATTTTTATTGATGATACACCATCTCTTTCTGTGTTTGATTTACGTGCAAAAGCACGAAGATTGGTATCGCAACACAATGTTAGAATTATTGTAATTGATTATTTACAATTAATGACTGCCGGTGGAAAATCTAACGGAAATCGTGAACAAGAAATCTCAATGATTTCTAGAAACTTAAAAGCTTTAGCAAAAGAACTAGAAGTACCCGTTATTGCACTTTCTCAATTATCTCGTGCGGTTGAAACACGTGGAGGATCTAAAAGACCTTTACTGTCTGATTTACGTGAATCTGGAGCAATTGAGCAAGATGCCGATATTGTATCGTTTATTTTCCGTCCAGAATACTACGGAATGACAGAATGGGATGATGATGATCATTCACCATGTGAGGGACAAGGAGAATTTATTGTTGCAAAGCACAGAAACGGTGGGTTAGAAAATATTCGTTTGAAATTTACGGGGCACTTAGCAAAATTCTCAGATTTAGAAGAAGGCTTTAGTAGTGAATTCCAGTCATCTATGAATGCGGATTTCCCTGAAGATCCTTTTGCTGGTCAAGGTGGAGTAGACCCTAAAGATGCTTTTGGAGGGGATGATGATGTTCCTTTTTAA
- a CDS encoding DUF937 domain-containing protein, with the protein MAGILDLLNSDLGKQIISGVSSSTGNDNSKTSSVLTMALPVLMKAMERNAATPEGAAGIMGALSSKHDGSILDNLGGLFNGGVDESVKQDGAGILSHILGSKQQGVQQVIGQKSGLDADAVANILKVAAPLLMGVLGKQSKENNVTDSSGLGGLLGGMLGGNDAANEQSFLEKILDADGDGSVVDDVAGMFLGGDKKESGGIGSLLGGLFGK; encoded by the coding sequence ATGGCAGGTATATTAGACTTATTAAATAGTGATTTAGGAAAACAAATTATTTCAGGGGTTTCAAGTTCAACAGGAAATGACAACAGTAAAACAAGTAGTGTTTTAACAATGGCTTTACCTGTTTTAATGAAAGCTATGGAGAGAAATGCTGCTACACCTGAAGGTGCTGCAGGAATAATGGGGGCTTTATCTAGTAAACATGATGGTAGTATTTTAGATAATCTTGGAGGTTTATTTAACGGTGGTGTAGATGAAAGTGTAAAACAAGATGGAGCTGGAATTTTAAGTCATATTTTAGGAAGTAAACAACAAGGTGTACAACAAGTTATTGGTCAGAAATCTGGTTTAGATGCAGATGCTGTAGCTAATATTTTAAAAGTAGCTGCTCCTTTATTAATGGGAGTTTTAGGAAAACAATCTAAAGAAAACAACGTTACTGATTCTTCTGGATTAGGTGGTTTATTAGGTGGAATGTTAGGTGGTAATGATGCTGCTAACGAACAAAGTTTCTTAGAAAAAATACTTGATGCAGACGGAGATGGTAGTGTAGTAGATGATGTTGCTGGAATGTTTTTAGGTGGTGATAAAAAAGAATCTGGAGGAATTGGAAGTTTATTAGGTGGTCTTTTTGGAAAATAA
- a CDS encoding amidohydrolase family protein, producing MKKIIYSLLFFFLAGNSIAQQTPADKQTTDYSIEGATAHLGNGKIIENALVMFSNGKIVFVGNANAKIARRGTIINAKGKHIYPGFIATNATLGLVEIDAVKASDDEDEIGANNPHVRSLVAYNAESKVVESMRPNGVLMAQITPRGGTISGTSSVVQLDAWNWEDAAIKTDDAIHINWPSSFTSGRWWLGEDPALKPDKNYPKKINDIQSYFANAKTYLASNTDKAHLPYEATKGLFNGSQKLFIHVNGQKEITDAITIIKELGIENIVIVHGDEADKVADLLVKNNIAVVLERPHRNPNNEDDAYDYTYTIAKVLTDKGIVVALGMEGQMERMNTRNLPFYAGTFAAFGLDKEVALQLLTSNSAKILGIDDFVGTLEVGKDATLFVSEGDALDMRTNILTDVFIQGRKISLETHQTKLWKRYSNKYKTK from the coding sequence ATGAAAAAAATAATATATAGTTTGCTATTTTTCTTCTTAGCAGGAAATAGCATAGCGCAACAAACGCCCGCAGACAAACAAACTACAGATTATTCTATAGAAGGTGCAACAGCACATTTAGGAAATGGAAAAATTATAGAAAATGCTTTGGTAATGTTTAGCAATGGAAAAATTGTATTTGTTGGAAATGCAAATGCAAAAATAGCTAGAAGAGGAACCATCATTAACGCCAAAGGAAAACATATATATCCTGGTTTTATTGCTACAAATGCCACTTTAGGTTTGGTAGAAATAGATGCTGTAAAAGCGAGTGATGATGAAGATGAAATAGGTGCAAACAATCCACACGTTAGAAGTTTAGTAGCTTATAATGCAGAAAGTAAAGTGGTAGAATCTATGCGTCCTAATGGTGTTTTAATGGCACAAATTACCCCTAGAGGTGGTACTATTTCTGGTACTTCATCTGTGGTGCAATTAGATGCTTGGAACTGGGAAGATGCTGCTATAAAAACAGACGATGCAATTCACATTAATTGGCCATCTAGTTTTACCAGCGGAAGATGGTGGTTAGGAGAAGATCCTGCTTTAAAACCAGATAAAAACTATCCTAAAAAAATAAATGACATTCAATCTTATTTTGCAAATGCTAAAACCTATTTAGCAAGTAATACAGATAAAGCACATTTACCTTATGAAGCAACCAAAGGTTTATTTAATGGAAGTCAGAAATTATTTATTCATGTAAACGGCCAAAAAGAAATTACAGATGCAATCACTATTATTAAGGAATTAGGAATAGAAAATATTGTAATTGTACATGGTGATGAAGCTGATAAAGTTGCAGATTTATTAGTTAAAAATAATATAGCAGTTGTTTTAGAAAGACCACACAGAAACCCAAATAACGAAGACGATGCTTACGATTACACTTATACAATTGCAAAAGTATTAACAGACAAAGGTATTGTTGTTGCTCTTGGTATGGAAGGTCAAATGGAAAGAATGAATACTAGAAACTTACCATTTTATGCAGGTACATTTGCTGCTTTTGGATTAGACAAAGAAGTTGCTTTGCAGTTGCTAACCTCTAACTCTGCAAAAATTTTAGGAATTGATGATTTTGTTGGAACCTTAGAAGTTGGTAAAGATGCTACCTTGTTTGTTTCTGAAGGTGATGCTTTAGATATGAGAACAAATATTTTAACAGATGTCTTTATACAAGGTAGAAAAATTAGCTTAGAAACACATCAAACAAAACTTTGGAAACGATATTCGAATAAATACAAAACCAAATAA
- a CDS encoding asparagine synthetase B — protein MSYENQKNHLKAYGIVYFSLKAGLKSKWLLNYDGGAFLIENNKIAENECKIRGVSYQIISDAKAQLILQEISSPSSNQDAVTLEKAPKIAVYSPKDKMPWDDAVTMVLTYAEIPFDVIYDKEVLEDKLLLYEWLHLHHEDFTGQHGKFYGAFRTAPWYVEGKLRAEKQALELGFTKVSEQKLAVAKKIRDYVVGGGFMFAMCSATDSFDIALSAEGVDIAEAMFDGDASELNYQSKINYNKTFAFKDFQLIKNPATYEFSTIDMTSKRTIPKTSDYFSLGEFSAKWDPVPTMLTQNHTVLVKGFMGQTTSFDRNTVKTSVLVLGENKTNREARYIHGTKGKGMFTFYGGHDPEDYSHRVGDPKTELDLHPTSPGYRLILNNVLFPAAKKKKQKT, from the coding sequence ATGAGTTATGAGAATCAAAAAAATCATCTAAAAGCCTACGGAATTGTATATTTTTCATTAAAAGCAGGCCTAAAATCGAAATGGTTATTAAATTATGATGGTGGCGCTTTTTTAATAGAAAACAATAAAATAGCAGAAAATGAATGTAAAATACGAGGTGTTTCTTATCAAATAATTTCAGATGCAAAAGCTCAATTAATATTACAAGAAATTTCATCACCATCTTCTAATCAAGATGCAGTTACTTTAGAAAAAGCACCAAAAATAGCTGTGTATTCACCAAAAGATAAAATGCCTTGGGATGATGCAGTAACAATGGTTTTAACCTATGCTGAGATTCCGTTTGATGTAATTTACGATAAAGAAGTATTAGAAGATAAACTACTATTATATGAGTGGTTGCATTTACATCACGAAGATTTTACAGGTCAGCATGGTAAGTTTTATGGAGCTTTTAGAACCGCTCCTTGGTATGTAGAAGGTAAATTAAGAGCAGAAAAACAAGCATTAGAATTAGGATTCACTAAGGTTTCTGAACAAAAATTAGCAGTTGCAAAAAAAATAAGAGATTATGTAGTTGGTGGTGGTTTTATGTTTGCCATGTGTTCTGCAACCGATAGTTTTGATATTGCTTTATCTGCAGAAGGAGTAGATATTGCTGAAGCAATGTTTGATGGTGATGCTTCTGAATTAAATTATCAATCGAAAATTAATTATAATAAAACCTTTGCTTTTAAAGATTTTCAATTAATTAAAAATCCAGCTACCTATGAGTTCTCTACCATAGATATGACGAGTAAACGAACCATACCCAAAACATCAGATTATTTTTCTTTAGGAGAGTTTTCTGCAAAATGGGATCCTGTACCAACCATGTTGACTCAAAACCATACCGTTTTGGTAAAAGGTTTTATGGGACAAACCACTTCTTTTGATAGAAATACAGTAAAAACTAGTGTTTTGGTTTTAGGAGAAAATAAAACCAATAGAGAAGCACGTTATATTCATGGTACTAAAGGAAAAGGAATGTTTACTTTTTATGGAGGTCATGACCCAGAAGATTATTCACATAGAGTTGGTGACCCAAAAACGGAATTAGATTTACACCCAACATCACCTGGTTATCGTTTAATTTTAAATAATGTGTTATTTCCTGCAGCAAAGAAAAAAAAGCAAAAAACGTAG